The proteins below come from a single Anderseniella sp. Alg231-50 genomic window:
- a CDS encoding GFA family protein — protein sequence MTIAGGCLCGTVRYTCAEETGGGHCHCNDCRKTSGTGHGSHMIVPEAGFEMTGEIRFFDKPADSGNMVSRGFCPACGSAIYSTNSSMPGMVFVRASSLDDPDNFKPQMRVYTDRAATWDHMDATLPGFATMP from the coding sequence ATGACCATTGCTGGTGGATGCCTATGCGGGACTGTCCGGTACACGTGTGCTGAGGAAACCGGTGGAGGCCATTGCCACTGTAACGACTGCCGCAAGACCAGCGGCACTGGACACGGTTCACACATGATAGTTCCCGAGGCCGGGTTCGAAATGACCGGTGAGATCAGGTTCTTCGACAAGCCCGCCGACAGCGGCAACATGGTCAGCCGCGGTTTCTGCCCGGCGTGCGGTTCTGCTATCTATTCGACCAATTCATCCATGCCCGGCATGGTTTTTGTCAGGGCGTCCAGCCTCGACGATCCGGACAACTTCAAACCGCAGATGCGGGTCTATACCGACCGCGCCGCCACATGGGATCACATGGACGCGACGCTTCCCGGCTTCGCAACAATGCCGTAG
- a CDS encoding DUF2199 domain-containing protein, whose protein sequence is MDLTIDSRWSLLSSGDWRCPCCGLQHNGVFDLACDAPDFWQGSREWLPNEKLFSSDNILTEDFCIIDGENFFIRCVLELPLLGSDGQTFGFGVWSTLSKTNFDICVNTFDDGKQGHLGPWFGWFSNRLKGYPDTLNMKCQVYPLDERQRPTIELESSDHPLAAAQADGIDFDQLLDIYAANDHDIRPAL, encoded by the coding sequence ATGGATTTGACCATTGACAGCAGGTGGTCGCTTTTGAGCAGCGGTGACTGGCGCTGTCCTTGCTGCGGTCTGCAACACAATGGAGTTTTCGACCTGGCATGCGATGCGCCGGATTTCTGGCAAGGGTCAAGGGAGTGGCTGCCAAATGAGAAGCTTTTCAGTTCCGATAACATATTGACGGAAGACTTTTGCATCATCGACGGAGAGAATTTCTTTATCCGTTGCGTGCTGGAATTACCATTGCTCGGCTCAGATGGACAGACGTTTGGTTTTGGTGTTTGGAGCACACTTTCGAAAACGAATTTCGACATTTGCGTCAACACATTTGACGACGGCAAGCAGGGCCACCTGGGGCCCTGGTTTGGATGGTTTTCCAACCGCCTGAAGGGGTATCCGGACACGCTCAACATGAAATGCCAGGTTTATCCACTCGACGAAAGACAACGCCCGACAATTGAACTTGAAAGCTCTGATCATCCGCTGGCGGCAGCCCAGGCAGATGGCATCGATTTTGACCAGTTGTTGGATATCTACGCAGCCAACGATCATGACATAAGGCCTGCTTTGTGA
- a CDS encoding cupin domain-containing protein — translation MIEMTAGVTPASEGIDGIKWNILGQTYVPKHLCESSFSWHATFPDGTFVPPHIHPDQDEFIYVLEGRFDLFLDGTDATAGAGELIRLPRGQAHGIFNNSGHDVKCVFWVSPTQQLWDLFTKINNVPDPAEVVRLASEHNIHFLPPPDA, via the coding sequence ATGATCGAAATGACCGCAGGCGTCACGCCGGCAAGTGAAGGCATCGACGGCATCAAGTGGAATATCCTGGGACAGACCTATGTTCCCAAGCACCTGTGCGAAAGCTCGTTTTCCTGGCACGCGACGTTTCCCGACGGCACGTTCGTACCGCCGCATATCCACCCTGACCAGGATGAATTCATCTATGTTCTGGAAGGCCGCTTCGACCTGTTTCTGGACGGAACTGATGCAACCGCCGGTGCCGGTGAACTGATCCGCCTGCCGCGCGGCCAGGCGCACGGCATCTTCAACAATTCCGGTCACGACGTGAAGTGCGTGTTCTGGGTGTCGCCCACCCAGCAATTGTGGGACCTGTTCACCAAGATCAACAATGTGCCGGATCCGGCCGAGGTGGTGCGCCTCGCCAGCGAGCACAATATCCACTTCCTGCCGCCGCCGGATGCCTGA
- a CDS encoding ABC transporter substrate-binding protein — protein MLKKTGIAALGLALMASASYAADIKIGYVTTLTTPAAVLGNDMKDAVNLAVEHLDGKMAGKSVEIIFEDDGFKPEIGKQKTDKLVQQDDVPIVAGYIWSNVLLASAKSVLDAGKFLISSNAGPSQIAGKLCNANFFSTSWQNDQTPMAMGEVLNQQGVKSLYLLGPNYAAGKNMMTGVERTFKGEIKGKDLTKWPSQLDFSAELAKAKASGAEAIFVFYPGKAGGAFIKQYQQAGLKGELDLYSVFTVDAISLPKLQAAKLEGVLGSRLTQQWDPTLDNAANKKFVADFREKYKRYPSFYAAQAYDTINLIASGVEAVGGDMSKTDELRAAMAKADYASVRGKYTYGKNHMPIQNFYLREVVADDAGNWTTKVVKTVYENHVDPYVGECPLAK, from the coding sequence ATGTTGAAGAAGACAGGAATTGCGGCGCTTGGTCTGGCGCTGATGGCATCAGCCTCGTACGCTGCCGACATCAAGATCGGTTACGTGACGACACTGACCACACCGGCTGCGGTTCTCGGCAACGACATGAAGGACGCCGTCAACCTGGCGGTGGAGCATCTTGACGGCAAGATGGCCGGAAAATCCGTTGAAATCATTTTTGAGGACGACGGCTTCAAGCCCGAGATCGGCAAGCAGAAAACCGACAAGCTGGTACAGCAGGACGATGTGCCGATCGTTGCCGGTTATATCTGGTCCAACGTGCTGCTGGCATCGGCCAAGTCTGTGCTGGACGCGGGCAAATTCCTGATCTCATCGAATGCCGGACCGTCGCAGATTGCCGGCAAGCTGTGCAACGCAAACTTCTTCTCGACGTCGTGGCAGAACGACCAGACTCCGATGGCGATGGGCGAAGTGTTGAACCAGCAGGGCGTCAAGTCACTGTACCTGCTCGGCCCCAACTATGCCGCCGGCAAGAACATGATGACCGGCGTGGAGCGCACCTTCAAGGGCGAGATCAAGGGCAAGGACCTGACCAAATGGCCAAGCCAGCTTGATTTTTCCGCTGAACTGGCAAAAGCCAAGGCATCCGGCGCGGAAGCCATTTTCGTGTTCTATCCGGGCAAGGCCGGCGGCGCGTTCATCAAGCAGTACCAGCAGGCAGGTCTGAAGGGCGAACTGGATTTGTATTCGGTATTTACCGTGGATGCCATTTCGCTGCCGAAACTGCAGGCAGCCAAGCTTGAAGGTGTCTTGGGTTCGCGGCTGACGCAGCAATGGGACCCGACACTGGACAACGCAGCCAACAAGAAGTTCGTTGCCGACTTCCGTGAAAAGTACAAGCGCTACCCGTCGTTTTATGCGGCACAGGCCTATGACACAATCAACCTGATCGCATCCGGTGTTGAAGCTGTCGGCGGCGACATGAGCAAGACCGACGAACTGCGCGCAGCCATGGCCAAGGCCGATTATGCGTCGGTGCGCGGCAAATATACCTATGGCAAGAACCACATGCCGATACAGAACTTCTATCTGCGTGAAGTTGTTGCCGACGATGCCGGGAACTGGACGACAAAGGTGGTCAAGACGGTTTACGAAAACCACGTTGATCCATATGTCGGCGAGTGTCCGTTGGCCAAATAA
- a CDS encoding ABC transporter permease subunit: protein MSTLFFIQFLNGLQLGVLLFLLAAGLTLVFGIMDFVNLAHGSLYMVGAFFCATLTFWTGSFVWAVLLAIPLTALVGLALEMGVIRHLYQRDHLDHVLATFGFILIADTLVHLIWGPEGIAIPLPDYLQGQVQILPGIIFPTFRLVIISCGLLVAFGLYWLITHTRLGMLIRAGASNRTMVSALGIDIKTLFTAVFALGAVLAGLAGMLIAPITEATIGMGNDIIITAFVVIIVGGIGSMKGAFIGALIIGLIDTLGRSFLDDILKLFIPVNAAETAGPAISSMLIYLIMAAVLAFRPQGLFPPKVR, encoded by the coding sequence ATGAGCACACTGTTTTTCATTCAGTTCCTGAACGGGCTGCAACTCGGCGTATTGCTGTTCCTGCTGGCAGCAGGCCTGACGCTGGTGTTCGGCATCATGGACTTCGTCAACCTGGCGCACGGCTCGCTGTACATGGTCGGTGCGTTTTTCTGCGCCACGCTGACATTCTGGACCGGGTCGTTCGTGTGGGCGGTGCTGCTGGCAATCCCGCTGACCGCGCTGGTCGGGCTGGCGCTGGAGATGGGGGTGATCCGACATCTGTACCAGCGCGACCATCTTGACCATGTACTGGCCACCTTCGGGTTCATCCTGATCGCGGACACGCTCGTGCACCTGATCTGGGGCCCGGAAGGCATTGCCATCCCGCTGCCCGACTACCTGCAGGGCCAGGTGCAGATACTGCCGGGCATCATCTTTCCGACTTTCCGCCTGGTGATTATCAGCTGCGGACTGCTGGTGGCATTCGGGCTCTACTGGCTGATCACGCATACCCGTCTTGGCATGCTAATCCGGGCCGGCGCATCCAACCGGACCATGGTATCGGCACTCGGCATCGACATAAAAACCCTGTTTACGGCGGTTTTTGCCCTTGGTGCGGTGTTGGCCGGGCTGGCCGGCATGCTGATCGCACCGATCACCGAAGCAACCATCGGCATGGGTAATGACATTATCATCACCGCGTTCGTCGTGATCATCGTGGGCGGTATCGGTTCCATGAAAGGTGCCTTCATCGGCGCCCTGATCATCGGACTGATCGATACGCTGGGCCGTTCTTTCCTCGACGATATCCTGAAATTGTTCATCCCCGTCAATGCGGCGGAAACCGCAGGCCCGGCAATTTCGTCAATGCTGATCTATCTCATCATGGCTGCTGTGCTGGCGTTCCGCCCGCAAGGCCTGTTTCCACCAAAGGTGCGCTAG
- a CDS encoding branched-chain amino acid ABC transporter permease has product MAVLLCVPLAAYFLGIRLQLVSLDFITRILCLAIAAVSLNLILGFGGMISFGHAAYIGIGAYCVGIPAYHGYESGWLHFPLAIFASAAFALVTGAISLRTKGVYFIMITMAFAQMGYYFFLSLDEYGGDDGLTIYSRSVFNIINIENKMVLFLLTYICLAGSIYLVYRIVNSRFGMVVRGCQSNEARMKALGYNTYAYKLTAYVIAGGMCGLAGALLGNFTTFISPDMMGWSRSGELMFMVILGGTGSLFGPVFGAVTFVFIEELLSTFTTYWALPFGVLLVLSVLFIKGGLNGLIQRGWRRG; this is encoded by the coding sequence ATGGCCGTCCTGCTGTGCGTGCCGCTGGCCGCCTATTTCCTCGGCATCCGCCTGCAGCTGGTTTCGCTGGATTTCATCACGCGCATCCTGTGCCTGGCAATTGCCGCCGTCAGCCTCAACCTGATACTCGGTTTTGGCGGCATGATTTCATTCGGTCATGCGGCATATATCGGCATCGGCGCTTACTGCGTCGGCATCCCGGCCTATCACGGCTACGAATCCGGGTGGCTGCATTTCCCGCTGGCAATCTTTGCCAGTGCCGCTTTTGCCCTGGTCACCGGCGCCATCTCGCTGCGCACCAAGGGGGTCTATTTCATCATGATCACCATGGCGTTTGCGCAGATGGGATATTATTTTTTCCTGTCGCTGGACGAGTATGGCGGGGACGATGGACTGACCATCTATTCGCGGTCGGTGTTCAACATCATCAATATCGAAAACAAGATGGTGCTGTTCCTGTTGACCTATATCTGCCTTGCCGGGTCGATCTACCTGGTCTACCGGATTGTCAATTCCCGCTTCGGCATGGTGGTGCGCGGCTGCCAGTCCAACGAGGCGCGCATGAAGGCGCTGGGCTACAACACCTATGCCTACAAACTCACTGCCTATGTCATCGCGGGCGGCATGTGCGGGCTGGCCGGCGCGCTGCTGGGCAATTTCACCACCTTCATCTCTCCCGACATGATGGGCTGGTCGCGCTCCGGTGAACTGATGTTCATGGTGATCCTGGGCGGTACGGGATCGCTGTTCGGCCCGGTGTTCGGGGCGGTTACGTTCGTGTTCATCGAGGAACTGCTGTCCACCTTCACCACCTACTGGGCGCTGCCGTTCGGCGTGCTGCTGGTGTTGAGCGTCCTGTTTATCAAGGGCGGCCTGAACGGCCTGATCCAGCGGGGATGGCGCCGTGGCTGA
- a CDS encoding ATP-binding cassette domain-containing protein encodes MAETMLDIQGLKKSFGGVVATDSVTLGVEAGELHAIIGPNGAGKTTLIAQLSGDLTPDAGHVVFNGKDITTVPTHRRSHFGLARSFQITSVFMGLSVIDNVALAVQAHDGHSFRFWQPATTQARLRKPALEVLEKVGLANRAGTIASAMSHGERRQLEIAMALATDPSFLLLDEPMAGMGVEESAAMVSILRSLKGEKTILLVEHDMDAVFALADRISVLVYGRIIATGKPEDIRKNADVRSAYLGEV; translated from the coding sequence GTGGCTGAGACCATGCTCGACATTCAGGGCCTGAAGAAATCGTTTGGCGGTGTTGTCGCGACCGACAGTGTGACACTGGGCGTTGAGGCCGGAGAACTGCACGCGATCATCGGGCCCAATGGCGCCGGCAAGACAACGCTGATTGCACAATTGTCCGGAGACCTGACACCTGATGCTGGTCATGTGGTGTTCAACGGCAAGGACATCACGACCGTACCAACCCATCGCCGTTCGCATTTCGGGCTGGCCCGGTCATTCCAGATCACATCCGTGTTCATGGGGCTCAGCGTCATCGACAATGTCGCGCTGGCCGTGCAGGCCCACGACGGACATTCGTTCAGGTTCTGGCAACCGGCCACTACCCAGGCCCGGTTGCGCAAACCGGCACTTGAGGTGCTGGAAAAGGTCGGGCTGGCCAACCGGGCCGGGACGATTGCCTCGGCCATGTCGCACGGCGAACGCCGCCAGCTTGAAATCGCCATGGCCCTGGCCACGGACCCGAGCTTCCTGCTGCTTGATGAACCGATGGCCGGCATGGGCGTGGAGGAAAGTGCCGCCATGGTGTCCATACTGCGAAGCCTGAAGGGCGAGAAAACCATTCTGCTTGTGGAACACGACATGGATGCGGTGTTTGCCCTGGCGGACCGCATTTCGGTACTTGTCTATGGCCGCATCATCGCCACCGGCAAGCCGGAAGACATTCGCAAGAATGCCGACGTGCGCAGCGCCTATCTCGGGGAGGTCTGA
- a CDS encoding ATP-binding cassette domain-containing protein: MLKVSGLETYYGTSQALFGMTFDVNSGEVVTLMGRNGMGKTTTINSIIGIVPPTSGSIEFAGQEVSKLASFKTANLGIGLVPEGRQVFPNLSVRENLVATASNHQGLDDPWTIEKVYSMFPELELRATSMGNLLSGGEQQMLAIGRALMTNPRLLVLDEATEGLAPLIREKIWAALSDIRKSGLSILLVDKNLKDLLKLADRHFIVEKGQVVWNGTSAQLSKAEDVQHRYLGV; encoded by the coding sequence ATGCTGAAAGTATCCGGCCTTGAGACCTACTACGGCACTAGCCAGGCCCTGTTCGGCATGACATTTGACGTCAACTCCGGCGAGGTTGTTACCCTGATGGGCCGCAACGGCATGGGCAAGACCACAACCATCAATTCGATCATCGGCATCGTGCCGCCGACTTCAGGATCGATCGAGTTTGCCGGCCAGGAAGTATCGAAACTCGCCTCGTTCAAGACTGCAAATCTCGGCATCGGACTGGTGCCCGAAGGTCGGCAGGTCTTCCCCAACCTGTCGGTTCGCGAAAACCTGGTGGCAACCGCGTCCAATCATCAGGGGCTCGACGACCCATGGACCATCGAAAAAGTCTACTCGATGTTTCCAGAGCTTGAACTGAGGGCAACGTCAATGGGCAATCTTCTGTCCGGCGGTGAACAGCAGATGCTGGCGATCGGCCGCGCCCTGATGACCAATCCGCGCCTGCTGGTGCTTGACGAGGCAACCGAGGGACTGGCCCCGCTGATCCGGGAGAAAATCTGGGCGGCACTTTCCGACATCCGCAAGAGCGGCCTGTCCATCCTGCTGGTCGACAAGAACCTGAAAGACCTTTTAAAACTGGCGGATCGCCACTTCATCGTCGAGAAGGGACAGGTTGTATGGAACGGTACGTCCGCACAACTTTCCAAGGCCGAAGACGTTCAACATCGTTACCTGGGTGTTTAA
- a CDS encoding DUF3750 domain-containing protein: MLRRLVKFLSAFAIVLIALPIAAGAAYSYAKGWPSSWRSADWSSSGLLPEAATDEPAAIYIMAARSGRWKGIFAVHHWLVIKPAGASEYERFEVVGWGSPVRHNAYAPDGRWYSNEPYVVHEVHGAKAEALLPKVITAARIYEWSAFGDYVVWPGPNSNTFIASIAREVPELGAELDPAGVGKDWLGPGLRTGVMPSGTGIQISYDGYIGVGISRREGIELHVLGATIGVDFDDLAIKLPALGKIGLR; encoded by the coding sequence ATGTTGCGGCGACTCGTTAAATTTCTTTCTGCCTTTGCAATTGTGCTGATCGCGCTGCCCATCGCGGCAGGTGCGGCTTATTCCTACGCCAAGGGCTGGCCCAGCAGCTGGCGTTCGGCTGACTGGTCATCTTCGGGACTTCTGCCGGAGGCTGCAACGGATGAGCCGGCTGCCATCTACATCATGGCGGCACGGTCCGGTCGCTGGAAAGGCATTTTCGCCGTTCATCACTGGCTGGTGATCAAGCCCGCCGGAGCTTCCGAATATGAGCGGTTTGAAGTGGTAGGATGGGGCTCGCCGGTGCGCCACAACGCCTATGCACCGGACGGGCGCTGGTATTCCAACGAGCCTTACGTCGTTCATGAGGTGCATGGTGCGAAAGCAGAAGCCCTGCTTCCAAAGGTTATCACAGCAGCGCGCATCTACGAATGGTCGGCGTTCGGTGACTATGTCGTCTGGCCCGGCCCCAACTCAAATACCTTTATCGCCAGTATCGCGCGCGAGGTGCCCGAACTCGGCGCGGAACTGGACCCAGCCGGTGTCGGCAAGGACTGGCTTGGTCCTGGACTCCGAACCGGCGTGATGCCGTCGGGGACCGGTATTCAAATTTCCTATGACGGCTATATCGGGGTCGGCATAAGCCGGCGTGAAGGGATCGAACTGCACGTGCTGGGCGCAACCATCGGCGTCGATTTCGACGATCTGGCCATCAAGCTGCCGGCGCTGGGGAAGATCGGGCTGAGATAG
- the mbfA gene encoding iron exporter MbfA — translation MKPFADLSEKEILALAISSEDDDARTYMAFANSLQEQYPSSARVFIDMAEEEHEHRRRLTELYQTKFGDFIPLIRRSDVAGFVKHKPAWLMQQLSLDVVRKRAEVMELENYRFYKQAAERTSDDDVKKLLLDLAEEEKGHENLAAKLTEKHLDADTKLEEADAEKQLFLLQIVQPGLLGLMDGSVSTLAPLFAAAFATHDTWQTFLVGMAASVGAGISMGFAEALSDDGELTGRGHPWIRGSAAGIMTAVGGIGHTLPYLINDFWTATMLAVIIVFIELWVISWIRFKYMDTPFMRAAFQIAVGGFIVFLAGILIGSA, via the coding sequence GTGAAACCTTTTGCCGACCTCTCAGAAAAAGAAATCCTCGCCCTTGCGATTTCAAGCGAGGACGATGATGCGCGCACCTATATGGCATTTGCCAATTCGCTGCAGGAGCAATATCCGTCCTCCGCGCGTGTGTTCATCGACATGGCGGAAGAAGAGCATGAACATCGCCGCCGTCTGACGGAATTGTACCAGACCAAATTTGGCGACTTCATCCCTCTGATCCGCCGGTCCGATGTGGCCGGTTTCGTCAAGCACAAGCCGGCCTGGCTGATGCAGCAGCTGTCACTGGACGTGGTGCGCAAGCGTGCCGAGGTGATGGAGCTTGAGAATTACCGGTTTTACAAGCAGGCCGCGGAGCGCACGTCGGATGATGATGTGAAAAAACTGCTGCTTGATTTGGCCGAAGAGGAAAAGGGCCACGAGAACCTTGCTGCAAAGTTGACCGAGAAGCATCTTGATGCCGACACCAAGCTGGAAGAGGCGGACGCTGAAAAACAACTGTTCCTGCTGCAGATCGTGCAGCCCGGCCTGCTCGGCCTGATGGACGGGTCGGTGTCGACGCTGGCGCCGCTGTTCGCCGCTGCGTTTGCAACCCATGACACTTGGCAGACATTTCTGGTGGGCATGGCTGCTTCGGTCGGCGCGGGCATCTCTATGGGCTTTGCCGAAGCCCTGTCGGATGATGGTGAACTGACCGGCCGCGGGCATCCGTGGATCCGTGGCTCTGCAGCCGGCATCATGACGGCTGTGGGCGGGATCGGTCATACGCTTCCCTACCTGATCAATGACTTCTGGACGGCGACAATGCTGGCCGTGATCATTGTGTTCATCGAGCTGTGGGTGATCTCGTGGATCCGCTTCAAATACATGGACACGCCGTTTATGCGCGCAGCGTTCCAGATTGCCGTGGGCGGCTTCATCGTGTTCCTGGCGGGAATACTAATAGGCAGCGCCTGA
- a CDS encoding MFS transporter codes for MVEVAEPQPGGRAGLLAILSLGNFAIGMGAFVVIGILTPLASSLAMSNAEAGLVLTVYAIAYAISSPLLVSLTGTLPRRLVLVAGLSLFLLAAVLSALAVSPATLFAARIVAAAGAGIYTPVAAAVAVSCSAPAQRGRALSTVFFGLTLAQVLGVPVGSWAGYTYGWQAAFWIVAVITGVSLVGVMALVPGRVPFQQASLASLGKVLSAPRILFAVTFTVSFLAANYILYTYIAPLLEAKMGFGRNGVTFMLTLFGLGAVVGNILGGFLTDRVGGFRTLIVLCVAQIMVLPVFSLLPLPEALVAAAMFGWSVVGWSFMVPQQARLIELAPDQQNVVLSLNSACIYLGASLGSALGALVISTWSIAASGVAAAIAMAAAFAHLLLSAAVQRD; via the coding sequence ATGGTTGAGGTCGCAGAACCGCAACCGGGTGGACGTGCCGGCCTTCTGGCCATCCTTTCGCTGGGGAATTTTGCCATTGGCATGGGGGCCTTTGTCGTCATCGGCATTCTCACCCCGCTGGCGTCTAGCCTGGCGATGAGCAATGCCGAAGCCGGACTTGTGCTGACGGTCTATGCCATTGCTTACGCGATCAGCTCACCCTTGCTGGTCAGCCTGACCGGTACGCTTCCTCGCCGCCTGGTTCTTGTCGCCGGCCTGTCACTGTTCCTGCTGGCGGCAGTATTGAGTGCCCTGGCGGTATCGCCCGCCACACTGTTTGCTGCACGCATTGTGGCAGCGGCAGGAGCCGGTATCTACACCCCTGTCGCGGCCGCCGTGGCCGTGTCGTGCAGTGCACCGGCGCAACGCGGGCGAGCGCTGTCCACGGTGTTCTTCGGACTGACTCTGGCACAGGTTCTGGGCGTACCGGTGGGAAGCTGGGCCGGCTATACCTATGGCTGGCAGGCCGCGTTCTGGATTGTTGCAGTCATCACCGGCGTAAGCCTGGTTGGAGTCATGGCGCTGGTCCCGGGCCGGGTACCGTTTCAACAGGCGTCTCTTGCCAGTCTGGGCAAGGTGCTGTCCGCGCCCCGCATCTTGTTTGCTGTTACCTTCACCGTCTCTTTTCTGGCGGCGAATTACATCCTCTACACCTATATAGCGCCCTTGCTGGAAGCAAAAATGGGCTTTGGCCGCAATGGTGTGACGTTCATGCTGACACTGTTTGGGCTGGGGGCCGTGGTGGGCAACATTCTGGGCGGCTTCCTGACCGATCGTGTCGGCGGATTCCGGACATTGATCGTATTGTGCGTGGCGCAAATTATGGTATTGCCGGTGTTTTCACTGCTGCCGCTTCCCGAAGCCCTGGTGGCTGCGGCCATGTTCGGATGGAGCGTCGTCGGATGGTCATTCATGGTGCCGCAACAGGCCCGCCTTATCGAGCTTGCACCGGACCAGCAGAATGTCGTGCTGTCGCTCAATTCAGCCTGCATCTACCTGGGTGCGTCTTTGGGGTCTGCCCTCGGCGCGCTGGTCATATCGACCTGGAGCATTGCCGCAAGCGGCGTGGCCGCGGCCATCGCTATGGCTGCGGCATTCGCACACTTACTACTGTCGGCGGCAGTGCAGCGCGACTAG
- the lepA gene encoding translation elongation factor 4 codes for MTETSHIRNFSIVAHIDHGKSTLADRLIQTCGGLTAREMKEQVLDSMEIERERGITVKAQTVRLDYTADNGETYELNLIDTPGHVDFAYEVNRSLAAVEGSLLVVDAAQGVEAQTLANVYQAIENDHEIVPVLNKVDLPAAEPDRVRQQIEDVIGLDASGALEISAKTGIGIKEVLEAIVHQLPAPKGEADQPLKAMLVDSWYDAYLGVIVLVRILDGRLKKGMRIKLMSTDANYLVDRVGVFRPKQEMVTDLGPGEIGFFTAAIKEVADTRVGDTVTEEKRPCAEALPGFKPAQPVVFAGFFPVDTAEFEDLREAMGKLRLNDASFSFEMETSAALGFGFRCGFLGLLHLEIVRDRLEREFNIDLITTAPSVIYHIHQIKGEMLELHNPADMPEPNYIDTIDEPWIQATILVPDEYLGAVLKLCEDRRGRQKELTYAGSRAMLIYELPLNEVVFDFYDRLKSVTRGYASFDYQMTGYEPGDLVRMHVLVNEEPVDALAIIVHRGRAEQRGRVMVEKLKDLIPRHMFKIPIQAAIGGRVIARETISAMRKDVTAKCYGGDVSRKRKLLDKQKEGKKKMRQFGRVEIPQTAFIAALKMDEN; via the coding sequence ATGACAGAGACATCGCACATCCGCAATTTTTCCATTGTTGCGCATATCGACCACGGCAAGTCCACGCTGGCAGACCGGCTGATCCAGACCTGCGGCGGGCTGACCGCGCGCGAGATGAAGGAGCAGGTACTCGATTCCATGGAGATCGAGCGTGAGCGCGGCATTACCGTCAAGGCCCAGACGGTGCGCCTCGACTATACCGCCGACAATGGCGAAACCTACGAACTGAACCTGATCGACACACCGGGCCATGTCGACTTCGCCTACGAGGTCAACCGGTCACTGGCGGCGGTGGAAGGATCACTGCTGGTGGTCGATGCCGCCCAGGGCGTGGAAGCGCAAACGCTGGCCAATGTGTACCAGGCGATCGAGAACGACCACGAGATCGTGCCTGTCCTCAACAAGGTGGATTTGCCCGCGGCGGAGCCCGACAGGGTGCGCCAGCAGATTGAAGACGTGATCGGGCTGGATGCATCCGGCGCGCTGGAAATCTCCGCCAAGACCGGTATCGGCATCAAGGAAGTGCTGGAAGCAATTGTCCACCAGTTGCCCGCGCCGAAAGGCGAGGCAGACCAACCGCTGAAAGCCATGCTGGTCGACAGCTGGTACGATGCCTATCTCGGCGTCATCGTGCTGGTGCGCATACTGGATGGCCGGCTCAAAAAGGGCATGCGCATCAAGCTGATGTCCACCGACGCCAATTACCTGGTCGACCGGGTCGGCGTGTTCCGTCCGAAACAGGAAATGGTGACCGATCTGGGCCCCGGCGAAATCGGCTTCTTTACCGCCGCCATCAAGGAAGTCGCAGACACCCGTGTCGGTGACACGGTAACGGAAGAAAAACGCCCGTGCGCCGAAGCCCTGCCCGGTTTCAAACCGGCTCAACCCGTGGTGTTTGCAGGTTTCTTCCCCGTAGATACGGCAGAGTTTGAAGACCTGCGTGAGGCCATGGGCAAGTTGCGCCTGAACGATGCCAGCTTCTCGTTTGAAATGGAAACCTCCGCCGCACTCGGCTTCGGTTTCCGCTGCGGGTTCTTAGGGTTGTTGCACCTGGAGATCGTGCGCGACCGGCTGGAACGGGAGTTCAACATCGACCTGATCACCACGGCACCGTCGGTGATCTACCACATCCACCAGATCAAGGGCGAGATGCTGGAACTGCACAACCCTGCCGACATGCCCGAACCCAACTATATCGACACCATTGACGAACCGTGGATCCAGGCGACCATCCTGGTGCCGGACGAGTATCTCGGTGCGGTTCTGAAGCTGTGTGAAGACCGCCGCGGGCGTCAGAAGGAACTGACCTATGCCGGGTCGCGCGCCATGCTGATCTATGAGCTGCCGCTCAATGAAGTGGTGTTTGATTTCTATGACCGGCTCAAGTCAGTGACGCGCGGTTATGCCAGTTTCGATTACCAGATGACCGGATACGAGCCCGGCGACCTGGTACGCATGCACGTGCTGGTCAATGAGGAGCCGGTGGATGCACTGGCCATCATCGTGCACCGGGGCCGCGCCGAACAACGCGGCCGGGTCATGGTTGAAAAACTCAAAGACCTGATCCCGCGCCACATGTTCAAGATTCCCATCCAGGCCGCCATCGGCGGCAGGGTGATTGCGCGTGAAACCATTTCAGCCATGCGCAAGGACGTAACGGCGAAATGTTATGGCGGCGACGTCTCACGCAAGCGCAAGCTGCTGGACAAGCAGAAGGAAGGCAAGAAGAAAATGCGCCAGTTCGGCCGCGTCGAAATTCCGCAGACCGCGTTTATCGCAGCGTTGAAGATGGACGAGAATTAG